A stretch of the Massilia sp. W12 genome encodes the following:
- a CDS encoding DUF4214 domain-containing protein has product MSVITQEILSHVNGDTTSMSPDGRYLAIFRYIQSSLLTGDPPYQLLLKDLQTGDTRKLAEGNYYTNFLKFSPDSSKLLFSYVTHSNTEQSVSSDLMMYDIKQGSSKLIWQEKNASPTLQMPVVSQDGRYLSLNLKTDGWAPNDQNGKMDVYIKDTLSGAMTLVSQTSAGVAGDEDSYEEQLSVDGNIIVFSSYASNLLPPSQNKPISQARLVAKNLKSGDMQYLDIDANGKIYTHIERVVMTADGSKVFFQSSYTGSNRYYPLIMEKDLISGELKEVLRGSDSEFSYVKLHYISADGRHLLYSDGPEQDVAYIRDMQSGATRQITPYSADASSYLRFSGFSSDGKQVLLKTSSYAEFWASLAKPYQHGPWPEYLHVLSLDGGLNLDGANTLSDMMQAATLAGGAGNDHYWLEAAGSIVQEDPAAGTDSVYTSLSDYTLPGNVENLIMLLKGNPAGQGLAERNLHIGRGNALNNQITGSSQDDHLYGADGDDIMHVRIDDMLYLNSGNDFVDGGNGFDIIKAGRLFDGKVSFANGRFNAATGHGSTLSFVNVERVEGDKKGFFLPGDTHAEQAFRIYQAAFNRAPDAGGLGYWISRFDQGVSVEQVAQGFMQSAEFKSMYGDAPGNAAMVDQFYQNVLHRAPDAGGRAFWLDILDQQKGTPASVLAAFAESAENQAALVGVIQAGVPYEVFQA; this is encoded by the coding sequence ATGTCCGTTATTACCCAGGAAATTTTGAGCCACGTCAATGGCGATACTACAAGCATGTCCCCGGATGGAAGATATCTGGCGATATTCCGCTACATTCAAAGCTCCCTGCTGACTGGCGACCCACCTTATCAACTGTTATTAAAAGATCTGCAAACAGGTGACACGCGCAAGCTGGCTGAAGGGAACTATTACACCAATTTTTTGAAATTCTCCCCAGACAGCAGCAAATTGCTGTTTTCTTATGTTACACATTCAAATACGGAGCAATCAGTAAGCAGCGACCTGATGATGTACGACATCAAGCAAGGTTCATCCAAGCTGATTTGGCAAGAAAAAAACGCCTCCCCTACCCTTCAAATGCCGGTCGTGAGCCAGGACGGACGCTATCTGAGCTTGAATTTGAAAACAGATGGCTGGGCGCCAAATGATCAAAACGGCAAAATGGATGTATATATCAAAGACACCTTAAGCGGCGCGATGACTCTGGTATCGCAAACCAGCGCCGGCGTCGCTGGCGATGAAGATTCATATGAAGAACAACTTAGCGTGGATGGCAACATCATCGTATTTTCCAGCTACGCCAGTAATCTGCTGCCTCCAAGCCAGAACAAGCCAATATCCCAGGCGCGCCTGGTGGCGAAAAATCTCAAGAGCGGGGATATGCAATATCTTGATATTGACGCCAATGGCAAAATTTACACTCATATTGAACGCGTCGTGATGACTGCGGATGGCAGCAAGGTTTTCTTCCAATCATCTTACACCGGCAGCAATCGCTACTACCCCCTGATCATGGAAAAAGACTTGATCAGCGGCGAACTCAAGGAAGTCTTGCGCGGCTCGGACAGCGAATTCAGCTATGTAAAATTGCATTATATCAGTGCGGATGGGCGCCACCTGTTATATAGCGACGGTCCGGAGCAAGATGTTGCTTACATCAGGGACATGCAAAGCGGCGCAACCCGTCAAATTACCCCCTATTCGGCAGACGCATCAAGCTATCTGAGATTCTCCGGATTTAGCAGCGATGGCAAGCAAGTTCTGCTGAAAACCAGCTCCTATGCAGAATTCTGGGCCAGTCTGGCCAAGCCCTACCAACATGGCCCCTGGCCGGAATATTTGCATGTGCTATCTCTGGATGGCGGGCTGAATCTTGATGGCGCCAACACTTTGAGCGACATGATGCAAGCCGCCACCCTGGCCGGCGGTGCGGGCAATGATCATTACTGGCTTGAAGCAGCAGGCAGCATTGTGCAGGAAGATCCGGCAGCCGGAACAGACAGCGTGTATACCTCTCTGAGCGATTACACGCTGCCCGGGAATGTGGAAAATCTGATCATGCTGCTAAAAGGCAACCCTGCCGGACAAGGGCTGGCAGAACGCAATCTGCATATCGGGCGCGGCAATGCGCTGAATAATCAGATCACCGGCAGCTCGCAGGATGATCACTTATATGGCGCGGATGGCGATGACATCATGCATGTCAGGATTGACGATATGCTCTATCTCAACAGCGGCAATGATTTTGTTGATGGCGGCAATGGCTTTGACATCATCAAAGCCGGCAGATTGTTTGATGGCAAAGTCAGTTTTGCCAATGGCCGTTTCAACGCCGCTACCGGACATGGCTCCACGCTCAGCTTTGTGAATGTGGAAAGGGTGGAAGGCGACAAAAAAGGGTTTTTCCTCCCGGGCGACACGCACGCTGAGCAAGCCTTTCGCATTTATCAAGCCGCATTTAACCGCGCGCCGGATGCCGGCGGTCTGGGGTATTGGATCAGCCGCTTTGATCAAGGCGTAAGTGTGGAACAGGTGGCGCAGGGATTTATGCAATCCGCCGAATTTAAATCTATGTATGGCGATGCGCCCGGCAATGCTGCAATGGTGGATCAGTTTTACCAAAATGTATTACACCGTGCGCCGGACGCCGGCGGGCGCGCGTTTTGGCTGGATATCCTGGATCAGCAAAAAGGCACACCCGCCAGCGTGTTGGCAGCCTTTGCCGAGAGCGCGGAAAACCAAGCCGCCTTAGTCGGCGTGATACAAGCCGGCGTGCCTTACGAGGTGTTCCAGGCTTGA